A single region of the Pectinophora gossypiella chromosome 2, ilPecGoss1.1, whole genome shotgun sequence genome encodes:
- the LOC126375892 gene encoding odorant receptor 4-like, with amino-acid sequence MWSPAGACVAPHLRCLRWVGFCRLSPGTPRYQQAAHYLYRLFALASCSVYLAQECVYAYQERADMEKLSRVMFLLLCHVTSLAKQLVFHTDAHRIDTLVAEFDAAVFNAAEAAAALARTARAARWLQRLYSGTAVVTCTLWLVFPVARYARGLPVDFPFWLPAPPDHVAAFCAVLVYSYYVTTLVGIANTTMDAFVGTVLYQCTTQLTVLQKNLETLSDRTDEVRQQTGEDFESVFLKLFYECLSHYNKICEIASLLQDIFGTAILFQFAIGGWILCMAAYKLVSLNVLSVEFVSMNLFVVCILTELFLYCYYGNELTYESQRLQAALYACGWERSAGGRRARRGLLLARERAQRPLRAAAWIVPLSLDTFLKIIKSSYTFYAVLRQTK; translated from the exons ATGTGGTCCCCGGCGGGAGCGTGCGTGGCGCCGCACCTGCGTTGCCTGCGCTGGGTGGGGTTCTGCCGCCTGTCCCCCGGCACGCCTCGCTACCAGCAGGCCGCGCACTACCTCTACCGTCTCTTCGCCCTCGCCTCCTGCTCCGTCTACCTGGCACAGGAGTGCGTCTATGCATATCAG GAACGCGCGGATATGGAGAAGCTGTCGCGCGTGATGTTCCTGCTGCTGTGTCACGTGACGTCTCTCGCTAAGCAGCTGGTGTTCCACACGGATGCGCACCGTATCGACACACTGGTCGCCGAGTTCGATG CGGCGGTGTTCAAcgcggcggaggcggcggcggcgctggcGCGCACGGCTCGCGCGGCGCGGTGGCTGCAGCGGCTGTACTCGGGCACTGCCGTGGTCACGTGCACGCTGTGGCTCGTGTTCCCGGTGGCGCGCTACGCCCGCGGGCTGCCCGTCGACTTCCCTTTCTGGCTGCCAGCGCCGCCGGACCACGTCGCCGC GTTCTGTGCGGTTCTGGTGTACTCGTACTACGTGACGACTCTGGTGGGCATCGCCAACACCACCATGGACGCCTTTGTCGGCACCGTGCTCTACCAGTGCACCACGCAGCTCACTGTACTGCA GAAAAATCTGGAGACTCTCTCCGACAGAACTGACGAAGTCCGGCAACAGACCGGCGAGGACTTTGAATCTGTTTTTCTAAAACTGTTTTACGAATGTCTCtctcattataataaaatatgcgA GATAGCGAGTTTACTGCAGGATATTTTTGGTACAGCGATCCTGTTCCAGTTCGCGATCGGCGGGTGGATCCTGTGCATGGCGGCGTACAAGCTGGTCAGC CTCAACGTCCTGAGCGTGGAGTTCGTCTCCATGAACCTGTTCGTGGTGTGCATCCTCACCGAGCTGTTCCTCTACTGCTACTACGGCAACGAGCTCACCTACGAG AGCCAGCGGCTGCAGGCGGCGCTGTACGCGTGCGGCTGGGAGCGCAGCGCGggcgggcggcgggcgcggcgcgggctgCTGCTGGCCCGCGAGCGCGCGCAGCGCCCGCTGCGGGCCGCCGCCTGGATCGTGCCGCTCTCGCTCGACACCTTCCTCAAG ATCATAAAGTCGTCGTATACCTTCTACGCTGTGCTGCGACAGACCAAGTGA
- the LOC126375900 gene encoding Down syndrome cell adhesion molecule-like protein Dscam2 encodes MDSSDKGWTRGPATGYYCRNAPALRPAPRPAVACRCRVLSISGGEWEKGQAWLETPTVSARTVGAGQHATCRASGHPAPTLGWVGADYAPLPADANRVVSDNGSLLVRAGAGAALTVRCRAHNSRGAVVSAPLTLSPVWSVEPTRVEAETTQASGMAALHCVGQLVGADHADDAVRWWRNDSPLEVSTPTPESEYISAGERGEWLLVSSAVLGQRYACQPPAGPRSPDLQLNFVSADAAASRLSATSGPVRARAGAAVCLPCAAPLLPPPHYTWYRGRGGRVQAAAEAGGWLWRGGAALCWARVAAAAAGGWTCRAATSRGDATARVALTVTAPIRLKLVPQLTVARGGDAVRLECRAEDAAATLAWLHQGAPATLAALGAHAAAAGAALLLRASPATRGFWQCEATSGTDVQLATAELRLAEASPELRYTFIEQALRAGARVSLRCTAGGAPRPRFSWSRDGVALEATGMPHRYSISEEALDESETASTLNVTAAAPEDGGRYTCRAANRLGHADHSARLNIYGPPMVRTLPPQRVLAGENATILCPYAGYPISAVWWWRGAGGAGGAAERVGAAGRVAAAGGALALRPAAPHDAGLYTCVAAAPAGASASADVHVLVLSPPQISPFSFSPELSAGARPRVLCGVVAGERPLSFAWLKDAAPLPRHLHIEETSMEDFSMLKFAELTAQHSGNYTCRVTNRAASVDYTATLNVKVPPVWTHEPMDAGVAAGAELRVQCAASGQPTPTVAWQRRRPCTVPSNHAGCGDWHALGGAASSAVGAAQDLWLPSATPADRGLYRCSADNSVGPPLIKIINLTIYEPALVESSNETVNVSCVSAPSSECALWCVVRGAAPLSVTWTRDGGGVGADRWTVSQSQAASGPLRSELRARRLDSSDAGHYRCLANNAHGRSQRSFVLHVEESPAAPQQLRLWGRGSTWARLRWRGDSGLRYSARPTLLPPHASHADPDELPLDASEYGII; translated from the exons ATGGATTCCTCGGATAAAGGATGGACTCGAGGACCTGCAACCGGATATTACTGCCGCAACGCCCCCGCTCTGCGCCCCGCACCGCGCCCCGCCGTCGCCTGTCGATGTCGGG TATTAAGCATTAGCGGTGGTGAGTGGGAGAAGGGACAGGCGTGGCTGGAAACACCAACGGTCAGCGCGCGGACAGTCGGCGCCGGCCAGCACGCCACATGCCGCGCATCTGGGCATCCGGCGCCGACACTGGGCTGGGTCGGCGCCGATTACGCGCCACTGCCCGCCGACGCTAATAG AGTGGTGTCGGACAACGGCTCGCTGCTGGTgcgggcgggcgcgggcgcggcgctcACGGTGCGCTGCCGGGCGCACAACAGCCGCGGGGCGGTCGTCTCCGCGCCGCTCACTCTCTCGCCCG TATGGAGCGTAGAACCGACACGTGTAGAAGCGGAAACGACTCAGGCGAGTGGCATGGCGGCGCTGCACTGCGTGGGTCAACTTGTCGGCGCCGACCACGCCGACGACGCCGTGCGCTGGTGGAGAAATGATTCGCCACTCGAAGTTTCTACGCCTACTCCAG AATCCGAGTACATATCTGCGGGCGAGCGCGGTGAGTGGTTGCTGGTGTCGAGCGCGGTGCTTGGTCAGCGGTACGCGTGCCAGCCACCCGCCGGGCCGCGCTCGCCAGACCTGCAGCTCAACTTCG TGAGTGCAGACGCTGCGGCGTCGCGGCTGTCGGCCACAAGCGGCCCAGTGCGGGCGCGCGCCGGTGCCGCCGTGTGCCTGCCGTGCGCCGCGCCGCTGCTGCCGCCGCCGCACTACAC CTGGTaccgcgggcgcggcgggcgcgtgCAGGCGGCGGCGGAGGCGGGCGGCTGGCtgtggcgcggcggcgcggcgctgtGCTGGGCGCGCGtggccgccgcggccgcgggcgGCTGGACCTGCCGCGCCGCCACGAGCCGCGGGGACGCCACCGCCCGAGTCGCGCTCACCGTCACCGCACCTATTAGGCTCAAGCTCGTGCCGCAGTTAACG GTGGCGCGCGGCGGCGATGCGGTGCGACTCGAATGCCGTGCGGAGGACGCGGCTGCGACGCTGGCGTGGCTGCACCAGGGCGCGCCGGCCACGCTGGCAGCGCTGGGCGCacacgcggccgcggccggcgccgcgCTGCTGCTGCGCGCCTCGCCCGCCACGCGCGGCTTCTGGCAGTGCGAAGCCACGAGCGGCACAGATGTGCAGCTCGCCACTGCGGAGCTGCGGTTGGCCG AGGCGTCGCCGGAGTTACGCTACACGTTCATCGAGCAGGCGCTACGTGCGGGCGCTCGCGTGTCACTGCGCTGCACGGCGGGAggcgcgccgcggccgcggtTCTCCTGGAGCCGCGACGGGGTTGCGCTCGAAGCCACGGGCATGCCTCACAG ATACTCGATTAGCGAGGAGGCGCTGGACGAAAGCGAGACAGCGTCAACGCTTAACGTGACCGCGGCGGCGCCCGAGGACGGCGGCCGCTACACGTGCCGCGCGGCCAACCGCCTCGGACACGCCGACCACTCCGCGCGCCTCAACATATACG GTCCGCCGATGGTGCGCACATTGCCGCCGCAGCGCGTGTTGGCGGGAGAGAACGCTACCATACTATGTCCTTACGCCGGGTATCCCATCAG CGCGGTGTGGTggtggcgcggcgcgggcggcgcgggcggcgcggcggagCGCGTCGGCGCGGCGGGCCgcgtggcggcggcgggcggcgcgctgGCCTTGCGGCCCGCCGCGCCGCACGACGCCGGCCTCTACACGTGcgtcgccgccgcgcccgccgggGCCAGCGCCAGCGCCGACGTTCACGTGCTTGTCCTCA GCCCGCCGCAGATCTCCCCGTTCTCGTTCTCCCCGGAGCTGTCGGCGGGCGCGCGGCCGCGCGTGCTGTGCGGTGTGGTGGCGGGCGAGCGGCCGCTCTCCTTCGCCTGGCTCAAGgacgccgcgccgctgccgcgaCACCTGCAC ATAGAAGAGACAAGCATGGAAGACTTCTCTATGCTGAAGTTCGCCGAGCTGACGGCGCAGCACAGCGGCAACTACACGTGCCGCGTCACCAACCGCGCCGCCAGCGTCGACTACACTGCCACGCTCAACGTCAAAG TTCCGCCGGTGTGGACGCACGAGCCGATGGACGCGGGCGTGGCCGCGGGCGCGGAGCTGCGCGTCCAGTGTGCGGCCAGCGGCCAGCCGACGCCGACCGTGGCGTGGCAGCGGCGACGGCCGTGCACTGTGCCGAGCAACCACGCCGGCTGCGGCGACTGGCACGCGCTGGGAGGCGCCGCCTCGTCCGCGGTCGGCGCCGCCCAGGATTTGTGGCTGCCATCCGCCACGCCCGCCGACCGCGGCCTCTATCGCTGCAGCGCAGATAATAGCGTCGGACCGCCGCTGATCAAGATCATTAACCTTACCATCTATG AACCAGCACTAGTGGAATCGTCGAATGAGACTGTGAACGTATCTTGCGTGAGCGCTCCGAGTTCTGAGTGTGCGCTGTGGTGCGTCGtgcgcggcgccgcgccgctCAGCGTCACGTGGACGCGGGACGGGGGCGGGGTCGGCGCCGACCG GTGGACGGTGTCCCAGTCCCAGGCCGCGTCGGGCCCGCTGCGGTCCgagctgcgcgcgcgccgcctcgACTCCAGCGACGCCGGACACTACCGTTGCCTCGCAAACAACGCTCACGGACGCAGCCAGAGATCGTTCGTCCTGCACGTCGAAG AGTCCCCGGCGGCGCCGCAGCAGCTGCGGCTGTGGGGCCGCGGCAGCACGTGGGCGCGGCTGCGCTGGCGCGGCGACAGCGGCCTGCGGTACTCCGCGCGACCCACGCTGCTGCCGCCGCACGCCTCGCACGCGGACCCAGACGAACTACCGCTGGACGCATCCGAGTATGGCATCATTTAG